ACAGCCTTAACAGCATCGTCACCGCCGTCAAAACCAACTACCAGGATGTTTTCTCTCTTGGCAGCCTGGATAGCCTGAATAGCACCTAAAGCCATTTCATCATTATGAGCAAATACAGCTTGGATATCAGGCTGGCTTTGCAGGATGTTTTCCATAACAGTCATACCCTTGGAACGGTCAAAATCGGCAGGTTGCTTAGCTACAACCTTAACATCCTGTTGGGCATCCATTACATCATGGAAACCTTTACCACGATCACGGGCTGCGGAGGTACCGGCAATACCTTCTAATTCAACAACATTACCTTTATTGTTCAGTTGCTTTAAGATAAACTCAGCAGCCATCTTACCACCTGCTACGTTGTCAGAAGCAATGTGGGAAGCAACAGTACCGTCGCTTACACTACGGTCAAGGGTAATGACAGGAATATTAGCAGCATTGGCATCTTTAACAGCACTTACTAAACCATCGCTATCGGTGGGGTTTAACAGAATAACATCAACCTTTTGTTGAATGAGGTTTTCCACCTGGGAAACTTGCTTGGAAGCGTCATCTTGGGCATCCACAACCACCAGTTTAGCGCCAATCTTATCTGCCGCAGCCTGAGCGCCATCCTTCATGTCAACAAAGAAGGGGTTGTTGAGGGTGGAAATAGCCAAACCAATGGTCAATTGTTTTTCTTGTTCTGCCGGAGCATCTTTGGCTTCTTCTTTTTTACCGGCGCAACCAGTTACTAAGCCTAAAACAAATACCATACCTACTAGCAAAATCCCGAGTTTACGTAGCTTTTTCATTTTCTTACTCCTCCTTATAATTTTGTATTGTTGATATTGGAACCAGCATTCCCCACAGGTTGACGACTCTTCTATCACCTCCCGGCAGCGTTACGTCTGTCTAGTAAGACGGCAAACAAAATAATGAACCCTTTAACAGCTTGTTGGTAGAAGGAAGATACATTCAGTAGATTTAGACCATTATCGATGACACCAATAATTAAAGCACCGATAAGGGTTCCCACCACCCCACCGCGACCACCGGTTAAGCTGGTACCACCAATGACAACGGCGGCAATGGCATCCAATTCGTAACCCGAGCCTGCTGTAGGTTGGGCAGACAATAGTCGGGAGGTTAAGATAGCCCCCGCAAGACCAGCCATTAGACCACTGATGGAGTAAACAAGAATTTTATAGCGAGTTGTTTTAACCCCACTGAGGATGGTTGCCTCTTCGTTACCCCCCAGGGCAAAAATTCTTCTGCCCACAGTCATATGATTTAAGACAAACCAGGCCAATAAAACCACAATGGCGGTAATAACAACAGGCGTAGGAATGGGGCCAATATAACCACCACCCAAAGCGTTAAACCCCTCTGACACAGCCCGGACCGGTTTACCTTCGGTATACACCAGGGTAGCCCCCCGAAAGATTGTCATGGTGGCTAGGGTAGCAACAAAGGGCGCCACCCGACCGTAGGCCACTATGGTGCCGTTTAAAGTTCCTGCCAGTAATCCCACCAGGCAGGAAAATAACACCGCTATCACCGGGTCATAACCCAAACCCAGCATGCCCGCTCCCAGGGCACCGGCGAAGGCCAGGATGGCACCCACCGACAAATCAATACCTCCGGTAAGAATGACAAAGGTTAAACCCACACCTAACAGGGTATTAATAGACACTTGCCTGGCCACATTTAGCAGGTTAGAAATGGTAAAAAAACGATCAGTTAAAAAAGACAGGGTAATGGTAATTAAAAGCAGTCCAATAAAAGGACCTAAATTATAGCGTTGGATTAAAGTCCTTGGGCTTCCCATTGCA
This region of Desulforamulus ferrireducens genomic DNA includes:
- a CDS encoding ABC transporter permease, with the translated sequence MGSPRTLIQRYNLGPFIGLLLITITLSFLTDRFFTISNLLNVARQVSINTLLGVGLTFVILTGGIDLSVGAILAFAGALGAGMLGLGYDPVIAVLFSCLVGLLAGTLNGTIVAYGRVAPFVATLATMTIFRGATLVYTEGKPVRAVSEGFNALGGGYIGPIPTPVVITAIVVLLAWFVLNHMTVGRRIFALGGNEEATILSGVKTTRYKILVYSISGLMAGLAGAILTSRLLSAQPTAGSGYELDAIAAVVIGGTSLTGGRGGVVGTLIGALIIGVIDNGLNLLNVSSFYQQAVKGFIILFAVLLDRRNAAGR
- the rbsB gene encoding ribose ABC transporter substrate-binding protein RbsB; this encodes MKKLRKLGILLVGMVFVLGLVTGCAGKKEEAKDAPAEQEKQLTIGLAISTLNNPFFVDMKDGAQAAADKIGAKLVVVDAQDDASKQVSQVENLIQQKVDVILLNPTDSDGLVSAVKDANAANIPVITLDRSVSDGTVASHIASDNVAGGKMAAEFILKQLNNKGNVVELEGIAGTSAARDRGKGFHDVMDAQQDVKVVAKQPADFDRSKGMTVMENILQSQPDIQAVFAHNDEMALGAIQAIQAAKRENILVVGFDGGDDAVKAVNEGTMAATVAQQPKLIGELGVQNAEKLVKGEQIEANIPAELKLITKE